The Aurantiacibacter gangjinensis genome includes a region encoding these proteins:
- the gluQRS gene encoding tRNA glutamyl-Q(34) synthetase GluQRS, whose translation MIVTRFAPSPNGPLHLGHAYSAVKAHDLARAAGGRFLLRIEDIDGARSRAELADEFRRDLEWLGLEWEEVPAQSTRLDSYEAAARDLMARGLLYRCTCTRAEIEALEPTIGPEGLIYPGTCKGKAFDPSRPSALRLNIEAALAETGPLEWEDERAGVVTADPRQFGDVVLVRKDAPASYHLAATLDDAADGVTLVTRGADLVFASHIHRLLQALLGLPVPRWHHHALLVEADGRKLAKSRRSGERGYGLAEMREAGEDGRIVAEKLRLDQIPHGISLSRYPPDGT comes from the coding sequence ATGATCGTCACCCGCTTCGCCCCCAGCCCGAATGGCCCGCTGCATCTCGGCCATGCCTATTCGGCAGTAAAGGCGCATGATCTGGCGCGCGCGGCGGGCGGCCGCTTCCTGCTGCGTATCGAGGATATCGACGGGGCGCGGTCCCGGGCCGAACTGGCAGACGAATTCCGCCGCGATCTCGAATGGCTTGGCCTGGAATGGGAAGAGGTGCCCGCGCAATCCACCCGGCTGGACAGCTACGAAGCCGCCGCGCGCGATCTGATGGCGCGCGGGCTGCTCTATCGCTGCACCTGCACCCGCGCCGAGATCGAGGCGCTGGAGCCGACGATCGGCCCCGAAGGCTTGATCTATCCCGGCACATGCAAGGGCAAGGCGTTCGACCCGTCACGCCCTTCCGCGCTGCGATTAAACATAGAGGCGGCGCTCGCAGAGACTGGGCCGCTGGAATGGGAAGATGAGCGTGCCGGGGTCGTTACCGCAGACCCGCGCCAGTTCGGCGACGTAGTCCTCGTGCGCAAGGATGCACCTGCCAGCTATCACCTTGCCGCGACGCTGGACGACGCAGCCGATGGCGTGACGCTGGTAACGCGCGGCGCGGACCTCGTATTCGCCAGCCACATCCATCGACTGCTGCAGGCGCTGCTGGGCTTGCCCGTGCCGCGCTGGCACCATCATGCCCTGCTGGTGGAAGCGGATGGCCGGAAGCTGGCCAAGAGCCGTCGTTCCGGAGAGCGCGGCTACGGCCTTGCCGAGATGCGCGAAGCGGGCGAAGATGGGCGGATCGTGGCGGAGAAACTGCGCCTAGACCAAATACCGCATGGCATTTCCCTCTCCCGATACCCACCTGACGGCACATGA